The following proteins come from a genomic window of Anas platyrhynchos isolate ZD024472 breed Pekin duck chromosome 12, IASCAAS_PekinDuck_T2T, whole genome shotgun sequence:
- the KIFC3 gene encoding kinesin-like protein KIFC3 isoform X18: MAGPCLWPDLTTKESLLPPESRMHPEMSEEVENLKANLLDQAQEISRLRSELGGTDLEKHRDLLAAENERLRQEMKAREGELRELRRQQGQCRGCTHLQENAVLQERLSQLQREAEEARAKLAELDVEVQQKTNRLAEVELRLKDSLAERAEEEERLSRRLRDSQETIASLKSQPQQIKYIIKTVEVESTKAKQALSESQSRNQYLQEQVGMQRQVLKEMEQQLQSSQKTAAQLRAQIAMYESELERAHGQMLEEMQAMEDEKNRAIEEAFSRAQVEMKAVHENLAGVRTNLLTLQPALRTLTHDYNSLKRQVRDFPLLLQETLRSARAEIGQAIEEVNNTNRELLRKYRRELQLRKKCHNELVRLKGNIRVFGRVRPITKEDGEGPEAANAVTFDANDDAVLHLLHKGKQVSFELDKVFPPQASQEEVFQEVQALVTSCIDGYNVCIFAYGQTGAGKTYTMEGTSANPGINQRALQLLFSEVRSKASDWDYAITVSVAEIYNEALRDLLGKEPQEKLEIKLCPDGSGQLYVPGLTEFRVQSVEDINKVFEFGHVKRVTECTNLNEHSSRSHALLIVTVHGLDRSTGLRTTGKLNLVDLAGSERVGRSGAEGSRLREAQYINKSLSALGDVIYALRSRQGHVPFRNSKLTYLLQDSLSGDSKTLMMVQVSPAEKNTSETLCSLKFAERVRSVELGPISRKAELASWPSQEQLEVTKGDVPGTAVSSSRGHASPSPGPPSGRATSIRRKLQTSGKLRPVPV; this comes from the exons ATGGCCGGGCCATGCCTCTGGCCAGATCTGACAACCAAGGAGTCCCTGTTGCCTCCGGAGAGCAGGATGCACCCAGAGATGTCGGAGGAG GTTGAAAACTTGAAGGCGAATCTCCTGGACCAAGCCCAGGAAATCAGCAGGCTGCGCTCAGAGCTG GGCGGCACGGACCTGGAGAAGCACCGGGACCTGCTGGCGGCCGAGAACGAGCGCTTGCGGCAGGAGATGAAGGCCCGTGAGGGGGAGCTGCGGGAGCTGCGGCGGCAGCAGGGGCAGTGCAGGGGCTGCACCCACCTCCAG GAGAACGCCGTGCTGCAGGAGCggctgtcccagctgcagcgGGAGGCAGAGGAGGCACGGGCCAAGCTGGCGGAGCTGGACGTGGAGGTGCAGCAGAAGACGAACCGCCTGGCTGAGGTGGAGCTGCGGCTCAAGGACTCGCTGGCCGAGAGagccgaggaggaggagcggcTCAGCCGGCGGCTGCGGGACAGCCAGGAGACTATCGCCAGCCTCAAGTCGCAGCCCCAGCAGATAAAG TACATCATCAAGACAGTGGAGGTGGAGTCAACCAAGGCGAAGCAGGCCTTGTCAGAGAGCCAGTCCCGAAACCAGtacctgcaggagcaggtggggatgcagaggcaggtgctgaaggagatggagcagcagctgcagagctcccagaagacagcagctcagctccGGGCCCAG ATTGCAATGTATGAGTCTGAGCTGGAGCGGGCCCACGGGCAGATGCTGGAGGAGATGCAGGCGATGGAGGATGAGAAAAATCGTGCCATCGAAGAGGCGTTTTCCCGTGCCCAGGTGGAGATGAAGGCAGTGCATGAAAACCTGGCAG GTGTCCGGACCAACCTGCTGACGCTGCAGCCAGCGCTGCGTACCCTCACCCACGACTACAACAGCCTGAAGAGGCAGGTCCGGGacttccccctgctcctccaggaGACCCTGCGGAGCGCCAGGGCTGAG ATCGGCCAGGCCATCGAGGAGGTGAACAACACCAACCGGGAGCTGCTGCGGAAGTACCgccgggagctgcagctccgcAAGAAGTGCCACAATGAGCTGGTGCGGCTGAAAg GAAACATCCGCGTCTTCGGCCGGGTCCGTCCCATCACTAAGGAGGACGGTGAGGGTCCGGAGGCGGCCAACGCAGTGACGTTCGATGCCAACGACGATGCCGTCCTTCACCTCCTGCACAAGGGGAAGCAGGTGTCCTTTGAGCTGGACAAGGTCTTTCCACCACAGGCGTcccaggaggag GTGTTTCAAGAGGTTCAGGCCCTGGTTACTTCCTGCATTGATGGCTACAACGTCTGCATATTTGCCTACGGACAGACAGGGGCAGGAAAAACGTACACGATGGAG GGAACCTCTGCAAACCCGGGGATCAACCAGcgggccctgcagctgctcttctCTGAGGTGCGGAGCAAGGCATCCGACTGGGACTACGCCATCACCGTCAGCGTGGCTGAGATTTACAACGAGGCGCTCAG GGacctgctggggaaggagccCCAGGAGAAGCTGGAGATCAAGCTGTGCCCCGACGGCAGCGGGCAGCTCTATGTGCCCGGGCTGACCGAGTTCAGGGTGCAGAGCGTGGAGGACATCAACAAG GTCTTTGAGTTTGGCCATGTCAAGCGGGTGACAGAGTGCACCAACCTGAACGAGCACAGCTCCCGCTCTCACGCCCTGCTCATCGTCACTGTCCACGGCCTGGACCGCAGCACGGGGCTGCGCACCACAG GGAAGCTGAACCTGGTGGACCTGGCGGGCTCGGAGCGCGTCGGGCGGTCGGGCGCAGAGGGCAGCCGGCTCCGCGAGGCGCAGTACATCAACAAGTCGCTATCAGCACTGGGGGACGTGATCTACGCCCTGCGCTCCCGGCAGGGCCACGTGCCCTTCCGCAACTCCAAGCTGACCTACCTGCTGCAGGACTCGCTCAGCGGGGACAGCAAGACCCTCATGATGGTGCAG gtcTCCCCCGCCGAGAAGAACACCAGCGAGACGCTGTGTTCCCTGAAGTTCGCCGAGAGGGTTCGCTCCGTGGAGCTCGGCCCCATCTCACGCAAGGCTGAGCTGGCGTCCTGGcccagccaggagcagctggaggtaaccaag GGGGACGTGCCGGGGACCGCAGTATCCTCCAGCCGGGGCCACGCGTCGCCCAGCCCAGGACCACCCAGTGGCCGTGCTACCTCCATCCGCAGGAAGCTCCAGACCtcag GGAAGCTGAGGCCAGTCCCTGTGTGA
- the KIFC3 gene encoding kinesin-like protein KIFC3 isoform X15, whose protein sequence is MLTARRTWAPGPPAGAACKRDPRPAGRGQDVLVAGSEEEFSAQVPLLPVLVQPKICGVSWPGSASPRGVCLALQVLPQQGWCPSLTEATEEPPASPHELATTAPGQAACTMNLEKAGGRFCSGKRASLPAPRPFPVIQKVVASMAHLQEEKLRLQEELLALQEKLAARKSEELAVSVQLQGQQGGTDLEKHRDLLAAENERLRQEMKAREGELRELRRQQGQCRGCTHLQENAVLQERLSQLQREAEEARAKLAELDVEVQQKTNRLAEVELRLKDSLAERAEEEERLSRRLRDSQETIASLKSQPQQIKYIIKTVEVESTKAKQALSESQSRNQYLQEQVGMQRQVLKEMEQQLQSSQKTAAQLRAQIAMYESELERAHGQMLEEMQAMEDEKNRAIEEAFSRAQVEMKAVHENLAGVRTNLLTLQPALRTLTHDYNSLKRQVRDFPLLLQETLRSARAEIGQAIEEVNNTNRELLRKYRRELQLRKKCHNELVRLKGNIRVFGRVRPITKEDGEGPEAANAVTFDANDDAVLHLLHKGKQVSFELDKVFPPQASQEEVFQEVQALVTSCIDGYNVCIFAYGQTGAGKTYTMEGTSANPGINQRALQLLFSEVRSKASDWDYAITVSVAEIYNEALRDLLGKEPQEKLEIKLCPDGSGQLYVPGLTEFRVQSVEDINKVFEFGHVKRVTECTNLNEHSSRSHALLIVTVHGLDRSTGLRTTGKLNLVDLAGSERVGRSGAEGSRLREAQYINKSLSALGDVIYALRSRQGHVPFRNSKLTYLLQDSLSGDSKTLMMVQVSPAEKNTSETLCSLKFAERVRSVELGPISRKAELASWPSQEQLEGDVPGTAVSSSRGHASPSPGPPSGRATSIRRKLQTSGKLRPVPV, encoded by the exons GTCTTGccgcagcagggctggtgccCATCCCTGACGGAGGCTACGGAGGAGCCACCAGCATCCCCCCACGAGCTGGCCACCACCGCGCCAGGGCAAGCAGCCTGCACCATGAACCTGGAGAAAGCCG GGGGCAGGTTTTGCAGTGGGAAGCGTGCCAGCCTGCCGGCCCCACGTCCCTTCCCCGTGATCCAGAAGGTGGTGGCATCCATGGCGCacctgcaggaggagaagctgcggctgcaggaggagctgctggctctgcaggaGAAACTGGCTGCCAGGAAGAGCGAGGAGCTCGCCGTCTCTGTCCAGCTGCAAGGGCAG CAGGGCGGCACGGACCTGGAGAAGCACCGGGACCTGCTGGCGGCCGAGAACGAGCGCTTGCGGCAGGAGATGAAGGCCCGTGAGGGGGAGCTGCGGGAGCTGCGGCGGCAGCAGGGGCAGTGCAGGGGCTGCACCCACCTCCAG GAGAACGCCGTGCTGCAGGAGCggctgtcccagctgcagcgGGAGGCAGAGGAGGCACGGGCCAAGCTGGCGGAGCTGGACGTGGAGGTGCAGCAGAAGACGAACCGCCTGGCTGAGGTGGAGCTGCGGCTCAAGGACTCGCTGGCCGAGAGagccgaggaggaggagcggcTCAGCCGGCGGCTGCGGGACAGCCAGGAGACTATCGCCAGCCTCAAGTCGCAGCCCCAGCAGATAAAG TACATCATCAAGACAGTGGAGGTGGAGTCAACCAAGGCGAAGCAGGCCTTGTCAGAGAGCCAGTCCCGAAACCAGtacctgcaggagcaggtggggatgcagaggcaggtgctgaaggagatggagcagcagctgcagagctcccagaagacagcagctcagctccGGGCCCAG ATTGCAATGTATGAGTCTGAGCTGGAGCGGGCCCACGGGCAGATGCTGGAGGAGATGCAGGCGATGGAGGATGAGAAAAATCGTGCCATCGAAGAGGCGTTTTCCCGTGCCCAGGTGGAGATGAAGGCAGTGCATGAAAACCTGGCAG GTGTCCGGACCAACCTGCTGACGCTGCAGCCAGCGCTGCGTACCCTCACCCACGACTACAACAGCCTGAAGAGGCAGGTCCGGGacttccccctgctcctccaggaGACCCTGCGGAGCGCCAGGGCTGAG ATCGGCCAGGCCATCGAGGAGGTGAACAACACCAACCGGGAGCTGCTGCGGAAGTACCgccgggagctgcagctccgcAAGAAGTGCCACAATGAGCTGGTGCGGCTGAAAg GAAACATCCGCGTCTTCGGCCGGGTCCGTCCCATCACTAAGGAGGACGGTGAGGGTCCGGAGGCGGCCAACGCAGTGACGTTCGATGCCAACGACGATGCCGTCCTTCACCTCCTGCACAAGGGGAAGCAGGTGTCCTTTGAGCTGGACAAGGTCTTTCCACCACAGGCGTcccaggaggag GTGTTTCAAGAGGTTCAGGCCCTGGTTACTTCCTGCATTGATGGCTACAACGTCTGCATATTTGCCTACGGACAGACAGGGGCAGGAAAAACGTACACGATGGAG GGAACCTCTGCAAACCCGGGGATCAACCAGcgggccctgcagctgctcttctCTGAGGTGCGGAGCAAGGCATCCGACTGGGACTACGCCATCACCGTCAGCGTGGCTGAGATTTACAACGAGGCGCTCAG GGacctgctggggaaggagccCCAGGAGAAGCTGGAGATCAAGCTGTGCCCCGACGGCAGCGGGCAGCTCTATGTGCCCGGGCTGACCGAGTTCAGGGTGCAGAGCGTGGAGGACATCAACAAG GTCTTTGAGTTTGGCCATGTCAAGCGGGTGACAGAGTGCACCAACCTGAACGAGCACAGCTCCCGCTCTCACGCCCTGCTCATCGTCACTGTCCACGGCCTGGACCGCAGCACGGGGCTGCGCACCACAG GGAAGCTGAACCTGGTGGACCTGGCGGGCTCGGAGCGCGTCGGGCGGTCGGGCGCAGAGGGCAGCCGGCTCCGCGAGGCGCAGTACATCAACAAGTCGCTATCAGCACTGGGGGACGTGATCTACGCCCTGCGCTCCCGGCAGGGCCACGTGCCCTTCCGCAACTCCAAGCTGACCTACCTGCTGCAGGACTCGCTCAGCGGGGACAGCAAGACCCTCATGATGGTGCAG gtcTCCCCCGCCGAGAAGAACACCAGCGAGACGCTGTGTTCCCTGAAGTTCGCCGAGAGGGTTCGCTCCGTGGAGCTCGGCCCCATCTCACGCAAGGCTGAGCTGGCGTCCTGGcccagccaggagcagctggag GGGGACGTGCCGGGGACCGCAGTATCCTCCAGCCGGGGCCACGCGTCGCCCAGCCCAGGACCACCCAGTGGCCGTGCTACCTCCATCCGCAGGAAGCTCCAGACCtcag GGAAGCTGAGGCCAGTCCCTGTGTGA
- the KIFC3 gene encoding kinesin-like protein KIFC3 isoform X3: MNLEKAGHCGGDGWEETAVEMRVAGVAVPGWVNPRGFPSDSIRTQLPGLVGAHPGGRFCSGKRASLPAPRPFPVIQKVVASMAHLQEEKLRLQEELLALQEKLAARKSEELAVSVQLQGQVENLKANLLDQAQEISRLRSELGGTDLEKHRDLLAAENERLRQEMKAREGELRELRRQQGQCRGCTHLQENAVLQERLSQLQREAEEARAKLAELDVEVQQKTNRLAEVELRLKDSLAERAEEEERLSRRLRDSQETIASLKSQPQQIKYIIKTVEVESTKAKQALSESQSRNQYLQEQVGMQRQVLKEMEQQLQSSQKTAAQLRAQIAMYESELERAHGQMLEEMQAMEDEKNRAIEEAFSRAQVEMKAVHENLAGVRTNLLTLQPALRTLTHDYNSLKRQVRDFPLLLQETLRSARAEIGQAIEEVNNTNRELLRKYRRELQLRKKCHNELVRLKGNIRVFGRVRPITKEDGEGPEAANAVTFDANDDAVLHLLHKGKQVSFELDKVFPPQASQEEVFQEVQALVTSCIDGYNVCIFAYGQTGAGKTYTMEGTSANPGINQRALQLLFSEVRSKASDWDYAITVSVAEIYNEALRDLLGKEPQEKLEIKLCPDGSGQLYVPGLTEFRVQSVEDINKVFEFGHVKRVTECTNLNEHSSRSHALLIVTVHGLDRSTGLRTTGKLNLVDLAGSERVGRSGAEGSRLREAQYINKSLSALGDVIYALRSRQGHVPFRNSKLTYLLQDSLSGDSKTLMMVQVSPAEKNTSETLCSLKFAERVRSVELGPISRKAELASWPSQEQLEGDVPGTAVSSSRGHASPSPGPPSGRATSIRRKLQTSGKLRPVPV, encoded by the exons ATGAACCTGGAGAAAGCCG GGCACTGTGGTGGTGATGGCTGGGAAGAAACGGCCGTGGAAATGCGCGTAGCAGGCGTGGCTGTGCCAGGATGGGTTAATCCCCGTGGTTTCCCATCTGATTCCATCAGGACTCAATTGCCCGGGCTTGTTGGGGCTCATCCTG GGGGCAGGTTTTGCAGTGGGAAGCGTGCCAGCCTGCCGGCCCCACGTCCCTTCCCCGTGATCCAGAAGGTGGTGGCATCCATGGCGCacctgcaggaggagaagctgcggctgcaggaggagctgctggctctgcaggaGAAACTGGCTGCCAGGAAGAGCGAGGAGCTCGCCGTCTCTGTCCAGCTGCAAGGGCAG GTTGAAAACTTGAAGGCGAATCTCCTGGACCAAGCCCAGGAAATCAGCAGGCTGCGCTCAGAGCTG GGCGGCACGGACCTGGAGAAGCACCGGGACCTGCTGGCGGCCGAGAACGAGCGCTTGCGGCAGGAGATGAAGGCCCGTGAGGGGGAGCTGCGGGAGCTGCGGCGGCAGCAGGGGCAGTGCAGGGGCTGCACCCACCTCCAG GAGAACGCCGTGCTGCAGGAGCggctgtcccagctgcagcgGGAGGCAGAGGAGGCACGGGCCAAGCTGGCGGAGCTGGACGTGGAGGTGCAGCAGAAGACGAACCGCCTGGCTGAGGTGGAGCTGCGGCTCAAGGACTCGCTGGCCGAGAGagccgaggaggaggagcggcTCAGCCGGCGGCTGCGGGACAGCCAGGAGACTATCGCCAGCCTCAAGTCGCAGCCCCAGCAGATAAAG TACATCATCAAGACAGTGGAGGTGGAGTCAACCAAGGCGAAGCAGGCCTTGTCAGAGAGCCAGTCCCGAAACCAGtacctgcaggagcaggtggggatgcagaggcaggtgctgaaggagatggagcagcagctgcagagctcccagaagacagcagctcagctccGGGCCCAG ATTGCAATGTATGAGTCTGAGCTGGAGCGGGCCCACGGGCAGATGCTGGAGGAGATGCAGGCGATGGAGGATGAGAAAAATCGTGCCATCGAAGAGGCGTTTTCCCGTGCCCAGGTGGAGATGAAGGCAGTGCATGAAAACCTGGCAG GTGTCCGGACCAACCTGCTGACGCTGCAGCCAGCGCTGCGTACCCTCACCCACGACTACAACAGCCTGAAGAGGCAGGTCCGGGacttccccctgctcctccaggaGACCCTGCGGAGCGCCAGGGCTGAG ATCGGCCAGGCCATCGAGGAGGTGAACAACACCAACCGGGAGCTGCTGCGGAAGTACCgccgggagctgcagctccgcAAGAAGTGCCACAATGAGCTGGTGCGGCTGAAAg GAAACATCCGCGTCTTCGGCCGGGTCCGTCCCATCACTAAGGAGGACGGTGAGGGTCCGGAGGCGGCCAACGCAGTGACGTTCGATGCCAACGACGATGCCGTCCTTCACCTCCTGCACAAGGGGAAGCAGGTGTCCTTTGAGCTGGACAAGGTCTTTCCACCACAGGCGTcccaggaggag GTGTTTCAAGAGGTTCAGGCCCTGGTTACTTCCTGCATTGATGGCTACAACGTCTGCATATTTGCCTACGGACAGACAGGGGCAGGAAAAACGTACACGATGGAG GGAACCTCTGCAAACCCGGGGATCAACCAGcgggccctgcagctgctcttctCTGAGGTGCGGAGCAAGGCATCCGACTGGGACTACGCCATCACCGTCAGCGTGGCTGAGATTTACAACGAGGCGCTCAG GGacctgctggggaaggagccCCAGGAGAAGCTGGAGATCAAGCTGTGCCCCGACGGCAGCGGGCAGCTCTATGTGCCCGGGCTGACCGAGTTCAGGGTGCAGAGCGTGGAGGACATCAACAAG GTCTTTGAGTTTGGCCATGTCAAGCGGGTGACAGAGTGCACCAACCTGAACGAGCACAGCTCCCGCTCTCACGCCCTGCTCATCGTCACTGTCCACGGCCTGGACCGCAGCACGGGGCTGCGCACCACAG GGAAGCTGAACCTGGTGGACCTGGCGGGCTCGGAGCGCGTCGGGCGGTCGGGCGCAGAGGGCAGCCGGCTCCGCGAGGCGCAGTACATCAACAAGTCGCTATCAGCACTGGGGGACGTGATCTACGCCCTGCGCTCCCGGCAGGGCCACGTGCCCTTCCGCAACTCCAAGCTGACCTACCTGCTGCAGGACTCGCTCAGCGGGGACAGCAAGACCCTCATGATGGTGCAG gtcTCCCCCGCCGAGAAGAACACCAGCGAGACGCTGTGTTCCCTGAAGTTCGCCGAGAGGGTTCGCTCCGTGGAGCTCGGCCCCATCTCACGCAAGGCTGAGCTGGCGTCCTGGcccagccaggagcagctggag GGGGACGTGCCGGGGACCGCAGTATCCTCCAGCCGGGGCCACGCGTCGCCCAGCCCAGGACCACCCAGTGGCCGTGCTACCTCCATCCGCAGGAAGCTCCAGACCtcag GGAAGCTGAGGCCAGTCCCTGTGTGA
- the KIFC3 gene encoding kinesin-like protein KIFC3 isoform X17 gives MAGPCLWPDLTTKESLLPPESRMHPEMSEEVENLKANLLDQAQEISRLRSELQGGTDLEKHRDLLAAENERLRQEMKAREGELRELRRQQGQCRGCTHLQENAVLQERLSQLQREAEEARAKLAELDVEVQQKTNRLAEVELRLKDSLAERAEEEERLSRRLRDSQETIASLKSQPQQIKYIIKTVEVESTKAKQALSESQSRNQYLQEQVGMQRQVLKEMEQQLQSSQKTAAQLRAQIAMYESELERAHGQMLEEMQAMEDEKNRAIEEAFSRAQVEMKAVHENLAGVRTNLLTLQPALRTLTHDYNSLKRQVRDFPLLLQETLRSARAEIGQAIEEVNNTNRELLRKYRRELQLRKKCHNELVRLKGNIRVFGRVRPITKEDGEGPEAANAVTFDANDDAVLHLLHKGKQVSFELDKVFPPQASQEEVFQEVQALVTSCIDGYNVCIFAYGQTGAGKTYTMEGTSANPGINQRALQLLFSEVRSKASDWDYAITVSVAEIYNEALRDLLGKEPQEKLEIKLCPDGSGQLYVPGLTEFRVQSVEDINKVFEFGHVKRVTECTNLNEHSSRSHALLIVTVHGLDRSTGLRTTGKLNLVDLAGSERVGRSGAEGSRLREAQYINKSLSALGDVIYALRSRQGHVPFRNSKLTYLLQDSLSGDSKTLMMVQVSPAEKNTSETLCSLKFAERVRSVELGPISRKAELASWPSQEQLEVTKGDVPGTAVSSSRGHASPSPGPPSGRATSIRRKLQTSGKLRPVPV, from the exons ATGGCCGGGCCATGCCTCTGGCCAGATCTGACAACCAAGGAGTCCCTGTTGCCTCCGGAGAGCAGGATGCACCCAGAGATGTCGGAGGAG GTTGAAAACTTGAAGGCGAATCTCCTGGACCAAGCCCAGGAAATCAGCAGGCTGCGCTCAGAGCTG CAGGGCGGCACGGACCTGGAGAAGCACCGGGACCTGCTGGCGGCCGAGAACGAGCGCTTGCGGCAGGAGATGAAGGCCCGTGAGGGGGAGCTGCGGGAGCTGCGGCGGCAGCAGGGGCAGTGCAGGGGCTGCACCCACCTCCAG GAGAACGCCGTGCTGCAGGAGCggctgtcccagctgcagcgGGAGGCAGAGGAGGCACGGGCCAAGCTGGCGGAGCTGGACGTGGAGGTGCAGCAGAAGACGAACCGCCTGGCTGAGGTGGAGCTGCGGCTCAAGGACTCGCTGGCCGAGAGagccgaggaggaggagcggcTCAGCCGGCGGCTGCGGGACAGCCAGGAGACTATCGCCAGCCTCAAGTCGCAGCCCCAGCAGATAAAG TACATCATCAAGACAGTGGAGGTGGAGTCAACCAAGGCGAAGCAGGCCTTGTCAGAGAGCCAGTCCCGAAACCAGtacctgcaggagcaggtggggatgcagaggcaggtgctgaaggagatggagcagcagctgcagagctcccagaagacagcagctcagctccGGGCCCAG ATTGCAATGTATGAGTCTGAGCTGGAGCGGGCCCACGGGCAGATGCTGGAGGAGATGCAGGCGATGGAGGATGAGAAAAATCGTGCCATCGAAGAGGCGTTTTCCCGTGCCCAGGTGGAGATGAAGGCAGTGCATGAAAACCTGGCAG GTGTCCGGACCAACCTGCTGACGCTGCAGCCAGCGCTGCGTACCCTCACCCACGACTACAACAGCCTGAAGAGGCAGGTCCGGGacttccccctgctcctccaggaGACCCTGCGGAGCGCCAGGGCTGAG ATCGGCCAGGCCATCGAGGAGGTGAACAACACCAACCGGGAGCTGCTGCGGAAGTACCgccgggagctgcagctccgcAAGAAGTGCCACAATGAGCTGGTGCGGCTGAAAg GAAACATCCGCGTCTTCGGCCGGGTCCGTCCCATCACTAAGGAGGACGGTGAGGGTCCGGAGGCGGCCAACGCAGTGACGTTCGATGCCAACGACGATGCCGTCCTTCACCTCCTGCACAAGGGGAAGCAGGTGTCCTTTGAGCTGGACAAGGTCTTTCCACCACAGGCGTcccaggaggag GTGTTTCAAGAGGTTCAGGCCCTGGTTACTTCCTGCATTGATGGCTACAACGTCTGCATATTTGCCTACGGACAGACAGGGGCAGGAAAAACGTACACGATGGAG GGAACCTCTGCAAACCCGGGGATCAACCAGcgggccctgcagctgctcttctCTGAGGTGCGGAGCAAGGCATCCGACTGGGACTACGCCATCACCGTCAGCGTGGCTGAGATTTACAACGAGGCGCTCAG GGacctgctggggaaggagccCCAGGAGAAGCTGGAGATCAAGCTGTGCCCCGACGGCAGCGGGCAGCTCTATGTGCCCGGGCTGACCGAGTTCAGGGTGCAGAGCGTGGAGGACATCAACAAG GTCTTTGAGTTTGGCCATGTCAAGCGGGTGACAGAGTGCACCAACCTGAACGAGCACAGCTCCCGCTCTCACGCCCTGCTCATCGTCACTGTCCACGGCCTGGACCGCAGCACGGGGCTGCGCACCACAG GGAAGCTGAACCTGGTGGACCTGGCGGGCTCGGAGCGCGTCGGGCGGTCGGGCGCAGAGGGCAGCCGGCTCCGCGAGGCGCAGTACATCAACAAGTCGCTATCAGCACTGGGGGACGTGATCTACGCCCTGCGCTCCCGGCAGGGCCACGTGCCCTTCCGCAACTCCAAGCTGACCTACCTGCTGCAGGACTCGCTCAGCGGGGACAGCAAGACCCTCATGATGGTGCAG gtcTCCCCCGCCGAGAAGAACACCAGCGAGACGCTGTGTTCCCTGAAGTTCGCCGAGAGGGTTCGCTCCGTGGAGCTCGGCCCCATCTCACGCAAGGCTGAGCTGGCGTCCTGGcccagccaggagcagctggaggtaaccaag GGGGACGTGCCGGGGACCGCAGTATCCTCCAGCCGGGGCCACGCGTCGCCCAGCCCAGGACCACCCAGTGGCCGTGCTACCTCCATCCGCAGGAAGCTCCAGACCtcag GGAAGCTGAGGCCAGTCCCTGTGTGA